The following coding sequences lie in one Arachis ipaensis cultivar K30076 chromosome B05, Araip1.1, whole genome shotgun sequence genomic window:
- the LOC107640946 gene encoding uncharacterized protein LOC107640946 isoform X1, with protein MPLLLTDLGNCKGRRESMCFKVRPFFSSLTDVFQGHKTGLNLQEKQFSLEANWRSISVLSMQSDAHAIIDIETSPSTEVGKSNLINSKATSEKQPSVKSEMFEAPSIMTLVEPRDAASHKAPASEDKKWKNSSSTLQACWFTSQTQVMNKSQARNKNEEIIAKVTNWSTPKEHTPLKSLLGEAAHSHSPSSPKLEENLASRKNGKLPQNNGSGLTTVNSILGPDSPSAQALINDAAKEWNSPARYPTKMKREKRKAKSRPYWIQLVCCSSVDLQRKQKTAI; from the exons ATGCCTCTGCTATTGACAGATTTAGGCAACTGCAAAGGCCGGAGAGAGTCGATGTGTTTCAAGGTGCGGCCCTTCTTTTCCTCTTTGACTGATGTGTTTCAAG GCCACAAAACAGGTTTGAACCTCCAAGAAAAACAATTTAGTTTGGAAGCCAATTGGAGATCTATTTCAG TTCTCTCAATGCAATCTGATGCACATGCTATTATCGATATTGAAACTTCACCATCAACAGAAGTGGGAAAATCCAACTTGATCAATTCAAAAGCTACATCTGAGAAACAGCCGTCTGTAAAATCAGAAATGTTTGAAGCACCATCTATCATGACATTGGTAGAACCTAGGGATGCCGCTAGTCATAAAGCACCTGCATCTGAAGACAAAAAGTGGAAGAATTCGAGTTCCACTTTGCAGGCTTGTTGGTTTACCTCTCAAACTCAGGTCATGAATAAGTCCCAAGCGAGAAACAAGAATGAAGAGATAATAGCAAAGGTCACAAACTGGAGCACCCCTAAGGAGCACACCCCTCTGAAGAGCCTCTTAGGTGAGGCTGCTCACAGCCACAGCCCAAGTTCTCCAAAATTAGAAGAAAACTTGGCAAGCAGAAAGAATGGTAAACTTCCACAAAATAATGGTTCTGGATTGACAACTGTTAACTCCATTCTAGGTCCTGATTCGCCTTCAGCTCAAGCTCTGATAAACGACGCTGCAAAAGAATGGAACTCACCGGCAAGATATCCTACAAAAATGAAGAGGGAAAAGAGGAAAGCCAAGAGCAGACCATATTGGATACAATTAGTATGTTGCTCATCAGTGGATCTTCAGAGAAAGCAAAAAACTGCCATATGA
- the LOC107640946 gene encoding uncharacterized protein LOC107640946 isoform X3 — MSKRMMSWKFPMILWRIVDYLLQPSHYCHKTGLNLQEKQFSLEANWRSISVLSMQSDAHAIIDIETSPSTEVGKSNLINSKATSEKQPSVKSEMFEAPSIMTLVEPRDAASHKAPASEDKKWKNSSSTLQACWFTSQTQVMNKSQARNKNEEIIAKVTNWSTPKEHTPLKSLLGEAAHSHSPSSPKLEENLASRKNGKLPQNNGSGLTTVNSILGPDSPSAQALINDAAKEWNSPARYPTKMKREKRKAKSRPYWIQLVCCSSVDLQRKQKTAI; from the exons ATGAGCAAGAGGATGATGAGTTGGAAGTTCCCAATGATTCTGTGGAGAATTGTTGATTATCTCTTGCAACCTTCACATTATT GCCACAAAACAGGTTTGAACCTCCAAGAAAAACAATTTAGTTTGGAAGCCAATTGGAGATCTATTTCAG TTCTCTCAATGCAATCTGATGCACATGCTATTATCGATATTGAAACTTCACCATCAACAGAAGTGGGAAAATCCAACTTGATCAATTCAAAAGCTACATCTGAGAAACAGCCGTCTGTAAAATCAGAAATGTTTGAAGCACCATCTATCATGACATTGGTAGAACCTAGGGATGCCGCTAGTCATAAAGCACCTGCATCTGAAGACAAAAAGTGGAAGAATTCGAGTTCCACTTTGCAGGCTTGTTGGTTTACCTCTCAAACTCAGGTCATGAATAAGTCCCAAGCGAGAAACAAGAATGAAGAGATAATAGCAAAGGTCACAAACTGGAGCACCCCTAAGGAGCACACCCCTCTGAAGAGCCTCTTAGGTGAGGCTGCTCACAGCCACAGCCCAAGTTCTCCAAAATTAGAAGAAAACTTGGCAAGCAGAAAGAATGGTAAACTTCCACAAAATAATGGTTCTGGATTGACAACTGTTAACTCCATTCTAGGTCCTGATTCGCCTTCAGCTCAAGCTCTGATAAACGACGCTGCAAAAGAATGGAACTCACCGGCAAGATATCCTACAAAAATGAAGAGGGAAAAGAGGAAAGCCAAGAGCAGACCATATTGGATACAATTAGTATGTTGCTCATCAGTGGATCTTCAGAGAAAGCAAAAAACTGCCATATGA
- the LOC107640946 gene encoding uncharacterized protein LOC107640946 isoform X2 produces the protein MEGFIGDNASAIDRFRQLQRPERVDVFQGHKTGLNLQEKQFSLEANWRSISVLSMQSDAHAIIDIETSPSTEVGKSNLINSKATSEKQPSVKSEMFEAPSIMTLVEPRDAASHKAPASEDKKWKNSSSTLQACWFTSQTQVMNKSQARNKNEEIIAKVTNWSTPKEHTPLKSLLGEAAHSHSPSSPKLEENLASRKNGKLPQNNGSGLTTVNSILGPDSPSAQALINDAAKEWNSPARYPTKMKREKRKAKSRPYWIQLVCCSSVDLQRKQKTAI, from the exons ATGGAGGGGTTCATTG GTGACAATGCCTCTGCTATTGACAGATTTAGGCAACTGCAAAGGCCGGAGAGAGTCGATGTGTTTCAAG GCCACAAAACAGGTTTGAACCTCCAAGAAAAACAATTTAGTTTGGAAGCCAATTGGAGATCTATTTCAG TTCTCTCAATGCAATCTGATGCACATGCTATTATCGATATTGAAACTTCACCATCAACAGAAGTGGGAAAATCCAACTTGATCAATTCAAAAGCTACATCTGAGAAACAGCCGTCTGTAAAATCAGAAATGTTTGAAGCACCATCTATCATGACATTGGTAGAACCTAGGGATGCCGCTAGTCATAAAGCACCTGCATCTGAAGACAAAAAGTGGAAGAATTCGAGTTCCACTTTGCAGGCTTGTTGGTTTACCTCTCAAACTCAGGTCATGAATAAGTCCCAAGCGAGAAACAAGAATGAAGAGATAATAGCAAAGGTCACAAACTGGAGCACCCCTAAGGAGCACACCCCTCTGAAGAGCCTCTTAGGTGAGGCTGCTCACAGCCACAGCCCAAGTTCTCCAAAATTAGAAGAAAACTTGGCAAGCAGAAAGAATGGTAAACTTCCACAAAATAATGGTTCTGGATTGACAACTGTTAACTCCATTCTAGGTCCTGATTCGCCTTCAGCTCAAGCTCTGATAAACGACGCTGCAAAAGAATGGAACTCACCGGCAAGATATCCTACAAAAATGAAGAGGGAAAAGAGGAAAGCCAAGAGCAGACCATATTGGATACAATTAGTATGTTGCTCATCAGTGGATCTTCAGAGAAAGCAAAAAACTGCCATATGA